Within the Trichoderma breve strain T069 chromosome 3, whole genome shotgun sequence genome, the region CGAGCCCATGCGACGACCCAACGGTGATCAGTTCACCTGCATCTCGTAAGTTGAAGAGCCCACATTACTGCATACATCTCATACGCAAATAGGCATGGACTGTAGATCCTTGCCATGGCTTCTCATCTCCCTTTTCCCGCCTTTCTCacgctctttttctttctttttgacTAGTATGAAGCAACATGTCTTGATGCTACAAGGTAAAGCTTTTGGAAGCTATACGTATTGAAGCTGCATCCTTCATTTTTCGCATGCTCTCACCCTTTTATTTTTCGATTTCAATtcggtttcttttcttcctcccatCAGTAAGCCGTATTTTTCCAACGGCTCATCAATATGCATTGGCCGCCACTCTCTCCCATCTCACCACTTGTAATCTCCATCCTCGTACCATCATGCATCGCCGCCGGCCAAGGCGAGAACAGTAGCCCCCAGCCTCTGCCAAATGGTGATTCCGTCTGTGAATGCTTCCTATCCAATGGCACGCAGCCCAGCTACTTCTCCAATCACATGTTCTTCGACTTTCGGAATCTGACCAAGGATGCCGGCGTCCCAGCGCTCATCACCAACGAGACTCTGGCAACGATAGCCCGTCCTACGAGCGAGTACTTTTCGGATGACGAATGGACGAGTGTCTGGCAGCTTCAAGGATGGAGCAATAGCGAGGGCAAAGGCAAGGGCCTGTCCGGGGCGGCGGCGGTCCTGATGGTCAACTCTCCAAGCAACGTGTACATCCAAAATAACAACGACAGCGATGCCGCATCGGACACGTACATGACACTGCGAACTCAGCGTCTTCCCAAGTTTCAAACTGCGGCGGCTTTCCAGACAAAGACGTCGGACTACCAGTTCCTGTCTCTGCGTATGCTGGCCCGAACAACCGGTGGCCCCGGAGCCGTAACCGCCATGTTCACATACCGAGATGCCACCGCAACATCCAACGTGCAAGAGGCAGACTTTGAAGTCCTGACTCGCGGTCCGCGGGAAAGAGTCCAGCTTACAAACCAGCCGTCCTTTGACAGCAATGGTCAGGTGAATCCGGATGCCACGCGCAACGTCACGCTGCCGGATGACATGATCTGGAGCCAATGGGCCGTGTACCGGCTCGACTGGACCTCGCAGAGCAGCGTCTGGTATGTAgacggccagcagcttgccaACATCACCT harbors:
- a CDS encoding glycosyl hydrolases family 16 domain-containing protein codes for the protein MHWPPLSPISPLVISILVPSCIAAGQGENSSPQPLPNGDSVCECFLSNGTQPSYFSNHMFFDFRNLTKDAGVPALITNETLATIARPTSEYFSDDEWTSVWQLQGWSNSEGKGKGLSGAAAVLMVNSPSNVYIQNNNDSDAASDTYMTLRTQRLPKFQTAAAFQTKTSDYQFLSLRMLARTTGGPGAVTAMFTYRDATATSNVQEADFEVLTRGPRERVQLTNQPSFDSNGQVNPDATRNVTLPDDMIWSQWAVYRLDWTSQSSVWYVDGQQLANITFQVPQEASGINFNAWSDGGSWSGNMTVYDQANLQIQWIEMIYNTSAPTTGELLRRRDSSSRTCKVVCSIDDVAEAGVATMLWNSSSTATRMAGADAPNGMAWAWALLVGSLVWLVAV